In Nocardioides sp., the following proteins share a genomic window:
- a CDS encoding ATP-dependent DNA helicase yields the protein MAAAVSRAFVDDTHLLVQAGTGTGKSLGYLVPALLHDSRVVVATATLALQHQLVERDIPRLVEAVGKLPGVDASYAVLKGRSNYACLHRIREGVPDDQGTLVDVPEGSLGAEVLKLRAWAEKESESGGTGEKDNAPRHHDRVWRQVSVNHRECLGATKCPFAQECFAERAKEKAHRSHLIVTNHSLLAIDAIEGVPMIPEYDAVVIDEAHEVVSRVTQAATDELAVADVERAATRAQRYVDGDEADRLAEAADALADAMAAAPAGRFDAVPEQLAEALGSVRDAARALVSAFPREGAEADADAAKTQARGLVQEVFVNAERMASNADADVLWMSEAAEIGTRRIPARLYVAPLQVWGPMRDKLLADKTAVFTSATLMLGGDFRTVATSVGLKPSEQVTAPVVEEPRQPVVEEPAQQASRNHDTRQPVVEEPAQQASRNHDTRPWRGLDVGSPFDYPQQAILYVARHLPQPGRDGLGEKQLDEIVRLVDAADGRTLGLFSSRRAADRAAEAVRERLPHLTTLAQGDAQLPELTRQFVEDPHTCLFGTLSLWQGLDVPGETCQLVIIDRIPFPRPDDPLMSARAKAADAEGRNGFMEVSATHAALLIAQGAGRLIRTTTDRGVVAVLDPRLVTARYGNFIKASLPPMWTTTDPAIAEQALKRLAAG from the coding sequence ATGGCCGCGGCTGTGTCTCGGGCGTTCGTGGACGACACGCACCTGCTGGTGCAGGCCGGCACCGGCACGGGCAAGTCGCTGGGATACCTGGTGCCCGCGTTGCTGCACGACTCACGGGTGGTGGTCGCGACCGCGACACTGGCATTGCAGCACCAGCTCGTCGAGCGCGACATCCCCCGGCTGGTGGAGGCGGTCGGGAAGCTGCCTGGGGTCGACGCGTCGTACGCAGTCCTCAAAGGCCGCTCCAACTACGCCTGCCTGCACCGCATCCGCGAGGGGGTGCCCGATGATCAGGGCACTCTGGTCGACGTGCCGGAGGGCTCGCTGGGTGCCGAGGTGCTCAAACTTCGAGCCTGGGCCGAGAAGGAGTCCGAGAGCGGCGGCACGGGGGAGAAGGACAACGCCCCTCGCCACCACGACCGGGTCTGGCGCCAGGTGTCGGTCAACCACCGCGAATGCCTCGGCGCGACCAAGTGCCCCTTCGCCCAGGAGTGCTTCGCCGAGCGTGCCAAGGAGAAGGCGCACCGCTCGCACCTGATCGTCACCAACCACTCCCTGCTCGCGATCGACGCGATCGAGGGGGTGCCGATGATCCCGGAGTACGACGCGGTGGTCATCGACGAGGCGCACGAGGTGGTGTCGCGGGTGACCCAGGCGGCCACCGACGAGTTGGCGGTCGCAGACGTTGAACGTGCCGCGACTCGTGCCCAGCGTTATGTCGACGGTGACGAGGCCGACCGGCTCGCCGAGGCGGCAGACGCGCTGGCCGACGCGATGGCGGCGGCACCTGCTGGCCGCTTCGACGCCGTTCCCGAGCAGCTCGCAGAGGCGCTCGGGTCGGTCCGGGACGCGGCCCGAGCACTCGTGTCCGCGTTCCCCCGCGAGGGGGCCGAGGCCGATGCCGACGCAGCGAAGACCCAAGCCCGCGGGCTGGTCCAGGAGGTCTTCGTCAACGCCGAGCGGATGGCGTCGAACGCCGACGCCGACGTGCTGTGGATGAGCGAGGCGGCCGAGATCGGCACTCGGCGCATCCCCGCGCGGCTTTATGTCGCCCCGCTGCAGGTGTGGGGACCGATGCGGGACAAGCTGTTGGCCGACAAGACGGCCGTCTTCACCTCGGCCACCCTGATGCTCGGCGGCGACTTCCGTACCGTCGCGACCTCGGTCGGCCTCAAACCCTCCGAGCAGGTCACCGCTCCGGTAGTTGAGGAGCCGCGCCAACCGGTGGTTGAGGAGCCTGCGCAGCAGGCGTCTCGAAACCACGACACCCGTCAACCGGTGGTTGAGGAGCCTGCGCAGCAGGCGTCTCGAAACCACGACACCCGGCCCTGGCGCGGTCTCGACGTCGGCTCACCGTTCGACTATCCCCAGCAGGCGATCCTGTACGTCGCGCGCCACCTGCCACAGCCCGGTCGAGACGGTCTCGGCGAGAAGCAACTCGACGAGATCGTGCGCCTCGTCGACGCCGCCGACGGTCGTACGCTCGGCCTGTTCTCCTCCCGCCGAGCCGCGGACCGCGCGGCAGAGGCCGTACGCGAGCGGCTGCCGCACCTGACGACGTTGGCTCAAGGGGATGCCCAGTTGCCCGAACTCACTCGACAGTTCGTCGAGGACCCGCACACCTGCCTGTTCGGCACGCTGTCGTTGTGGCAGGGACTCGACGTGCCGGGGGAGACCTGCCAACTGGTGATCATCGATCGCATCCCGTTCCCTCGCCCCGACGATCCGTTGATGTCGGCGCGCGCGAAGGCAGCTGACGCGGAAGGTCGCAACGGCTTCATGGAGGTCTCGGCGACCCATGCAGCCTTGCTGATCGCGCAGGGTGCGGGCCGGTTGATCCGTACGACCACCGACCGGGGCGTGGTTGCGGTGCTCGACCCCCGCTTGGTGACCGCGCGTTATGGCAACTTCATCAAAGCGTCGCTGCCGCCGATGTGGACCACCACCGACCCGGCGATCGCCGAACAGGCACTCAAGCGGCTGGCTGCCGGCTGA
- a CDS encoding Ig-like domain-containing protein: MAVTATRAKLTKQQAKRAQAGKRFTVKIKVASDTATPTGKVRVRIKGKGAPTKARKGLVKTLTNGKVKVKFPALPKGKYKIKTIYLGTDAFAASTAKLIKVRVR; the protein is encoded by the coding sequence CTGGCTGTCACCGCCACGCGCGCCAAACTCACCAAGCAGCAGGCCAAGCGTGCGCAGGCAGGCAAGCGATTCACCGTCAAGATCAAGGTCGCCAGCGACACCGCCACGCCCACCGGCAAGGTCCGCGTGCGGATCAAGGGCAAGGGTGCCCCAACCAAAGCTCGCAAGGGACTCGTCAAGACGCTGACCAACGGCAAAGTCAAGGTCAAGTTCCCCGCCCTGCCCAAGGGGAAGTACAAGATCAAGACGATCTACCTCGGCACCGACGCCTTCGCCGCGTCCACAGCCAAGCTGATCAAGGTGCGCGTCCGCTAG
- the lexA gene encoding transcriptional repressor LexA: MAKATGRAKNAKVSEFPDGPPDSTGLTPRQQKILTVIRRSLENKGYPPSMREIGAAVGLTSSSSVAHQLRTLEEKGFLRRDPNRPRALEVFLPEVLAARRSISGVEEHEVDVTDIGNAAPAAVNIPVVGRIAAGGPILAEQNVEDVFPLPKQLVGDGNLYLLEVSGDSMIDAAICHGDYVVVRQEQTAESGQIVAAMIDGEATVKTLRKRDGQVWLMPHNPNYDPIDGTNATILGVVTAVLRRV, from the coding sequence ATGGCGAAGGCAACCGGGCGCGCGAAGAACGCCAAGGTGAGCGAGTTCCCCGACGGCCCTCCCGACTCCACCGGGCTCACACCGCGACAGCAGAAGATCCTCACCGTGATCCGGCGCTCGCTGGAGAACAAGGGCTATCCGCCCAGCATGCGCGAGATCGGTGCCGCGGTGGGCCTGACCTCCTCGTCCAGCGTCGCGCATCAGTTGCGGACCCTGGAGGAGAAGGGATTCCTCCGCCGCGACCCCAACCGTCCTCGGGCACTTGAGGTGTTCCTCCCCGAGGTGCTCGCCGCCCGCCGCAGCATCTCCGGCGTCGAGGAGCACGAGGTGGACGTCACCGACATCGGCAACGCGGCACCCGCGGCGGTCAACATCCCGGTCGTCGGTCGGATCGCGGCCGGTGGCCCGATCCTTGCCGAGCAGAACGTCGAAGACGTGTTCCCGCTGCCCAAGCAGCTCGTCGGCGACGGCAACCTCTACCTGCTCGAGGTCTCCGGTGACTCGATGATCGACGCGGCGATCTGCCACGGCGACTATGTGGTCGTACGACAGGAGCAGACCGCCGAGAGCGGCCAGATCGTGGCGGCGATGATCGATGGCGAGGCCACGGTCAAGACCCTGCGCAAGCGTGACGGCCAGGTCTGGCTGATGCCGCACAACCCCAACTACGACCCGATCGACGGCACCAACGCCACCATCTTGGGCGTGGTGACGGCTGTGCTGCGTCGCGTGTGA
- a CDS encoding lysoplasmalogenase gives MQPHRRRQLAYAALSIADTWFATKGRQRARLVTKPLLMPALAAVTAARTQAPARRATYAALAGSWVGDIALMRPGARAFVPGAGAFALGQTGWLSALAPRVSPGGWRTTSAKVLATGWALGAPGVAVKASMEHPPLGPVLAGYSGALTAVSAAALNLGPRQPAYARRTASAGALLFLLSDSLIGLSQFVLETTDPRWDAAVMATYTAAQGLLEEGVAHLR, from the coding sequence ATGCAGCCACACCGGCGACGCCAGCTCGCTTACGCAGCCCTCTCGATCGCCGACACCTGGTTCGCTACCAAAGGCCGGCAGCGAGCACGGCTGGTCACCAAGCCCCTGCTGATGCCGGCCCTTGCGGCGGTGACCGCCGCCCGCACCCAAGCCCCCGCCCGGCGCGCGACGTACGCTGCCCTGGCCGGGAGCTGGGTCGGCGACATCGCGTTGATGCGCCCGGGCGCCCGGGCTTTCGTGCCCGGAGCAGGCGCCTTCGCTCTCGGGCAAACCGGGTGGTTGAGCGCGCTCGCCCCGCGGGTCTCCCCCGGTGGTTGGCGTACGACGAGCGCGAAGGTCCTCGCCACGGGCTGGGCGCTGGGGGCGCCGGGCGTCGCGGTGAAGGCCAGCATGGAACACCCGCCGCTGGGGCCGGTGCTGGCCGGCTACTCCGGCGCACTCACTGCGGTGTCCGCGGCGGCGCTCAACCTCGGGCCGCGGCAGCCGGCGTACGCCCGCCGCACCGCCTCAGCAGGTGCCTTGCTCTTCTTGCTGTCTGACAGCCTCATCGGACTGAGCCAGTTCGTACTCGAGACGACCGACCCGCGCTGGGACGCGGCAGTGATGGCCACCTACACCGCAGCGCAGGGGCTCCTCGAAGAGGGCGTCGCGCACCTTCGGTGA
- a CDS encoding LysM peptidoglycan-binding domain-containing protein, with protein MSTIAINHTVRTTPRSAGRAPHGQLRLTRRGRAVVIAFGVIVVLALGMFLGAGSVASRFAGPTETTVIKVEPGQTLWGIAAEVTDSGDDVRDTMYDIQRMNAMTSSTLQAGQKLRVPLAD; from the coding sequence ATGAGCACCATCGCCATCAACCACACCGTTCGTACGACTCCTCGCTCCGCCGGCAGGGCGCCCCATGGCCAACTGCGGCTGACCCGTCGCGGTCGCGCCGTCGTGATCGCCTTCGGGGTGATCGTGGTGTTGGCGCTCGGGATGTTCCTGGGTGCGGGTTCGGTGGCGAGTCGGTTCGCCGGGCCGACGGAGACGACCGTGATCAAGGTCGAGCCTGGCCAGACCCTGTGGGGCATCGCGGCCGAGGTGACCGACAGCGGGGATGACGTGCGCGACACGATGTACGACATCCAGCGGATGAACGCGATGACGTCCAGCACGTTGCAGGCAGGTCAGAAACTGCGCGTCCCGCTCGCCGACTGA
- a CDS encoding DUF6318 family protein, translating into MDTLGVGFSGKQVFALRMVRTVVVLVVSLIGLAACGGEDPTADPTPIQASSSSVSSPTASESESAEPEVELWQQKSRAGAKAFVDHWLEALDVAQTTGDLGPLRASSHRRCVGCTGYVKAVGRLYAAGGHIKTGPWLAAHKAYDRQQSPSSPRIVVDVRIPKAVQVLSSGAEPETFPAGRDTFAAWLRWVNDQWVMWEWEFLR; encoded by the coding sequence ATGGATACGCTCGGTGTCGGCTTCTCGGGAAAGCAGGTGTTTGCGTTGCGGATGGTCCGTACGGTCGTGGTGCTGGTCGTGAGTCTGATTGGCCTGGCGGCGTGTGGTGGCGAAGATCCCACGGCGGATCCGACGCCGATCCAGGCGTCCTCGTCGTCCGTGTCTTCCCCGACTGCGTCGGAGTCGGAGTCGGCCGAGCCGGAGGTCGAGTTGTGGCAGCAGAAGTCGCGGGCGGGCGCGAAGGCTTTCGTGGATCACTGGCTTGAGGCCCTTGACGTGGCGCAAACGACCGGCGATCTTGGGCCGCTGCGGGCATCAAGCCACCGAAGGTGCGTTGGATGTACTGGGTATGTCAAGGCTGTGGGCCGGCTTTATGCTGCGGGTGGGCATATTAAGACTGGGCCATGGCTTGCTGCCCACAAGGCGTACGACAGACAACAGTCCCCGAGTTCGCCGCGAATCGTGGTGGATGTTCGGATACCCAAAGCGGTTCAGGTGCTGTCCTCTGGTGCGGAACCAGAGACCTTCCCCGCGGGCCGCGACACATTCGCCGCATGGCTTCGTTGGGTCAACGACCAGTGGGTGATGTGGGAGTGGGAGTTTCTGCGGTGA
- a CDS encoding DUF6318 family protein, with amino-acid sequence MVRTVVVLVVSLIGLAACGGEDPTADPTPIQASSSSVSSPTASESESAEPEVELWQQKSRAGAKAFVDHWLEALYVAQSTGDVGPLQQVSHRKCFGCNGYIRVTRNIYGAGGRYESGPWKAMQKWIDQKITLPRPRVYANVRVPESVEYANPDAEPERNRGNTTRYAATLWWVDDGWKVYEWEFVL; translated from the coding sequence ATGGTCCGTACGGTCGTGGTGCTGGTCGTGAGTCTGATTGGCCTGGCGGCGTGTGGTGGCGAAGATCCCACGGCGGATCCGACGCCGATCCAGGCGTCCTCGTCGTCCGTGTCTTCCCCGACTGCGTCGGAGTCGGAGTCGGCCGAGCCGGAGGTCGAGTTGTGGCAGCAGAAGTCGCGCGCGGGCGCGAAGGCTTTCGTGGATCACTGGCTTGAGGCGTTGTACGTCGCCCAGTCGACCGGTGACGTGGGGCCCTTGCAACAGGTGAGCCATCGCAAGTGCTTTGGCTGCAACGGGTACATCCGCGTCACGAGAAACATCTACGGTGCCGGTGGACGATATGAATCCGGGCCTTGGAAAGCCATGCAGAAGTGGATCGATCAGAAGATCACACTGCCTCGCCCCCGCGTCTACGCGAACGTACGAGTTCCGGAATCCGTCGAGTATGCAAATCCGGACGCGGAGCCGGAACGCAATCGCGGCAATACCACGAGATATGCCGCCACCCTGTGGTGGGTCGACGACGGTTGGAAGGTGTATGAGTGGGAGTTCGTGCTGTGA